The following coding sequences are from one Schizosaccharomyces osmophilus chromosome 1, complete sequence window:
- the reb1 gene encoding RNA polymerase I transcription termination factor/ RNA polymerase II transcription factor Reb1, with amino-acid sequence MNSSVLDPELQMPEFLGVKSLERTRKRKGDFDDTFSLNKGLNQSTSELSESSEGLSSLNPAKESRRDDRSFEALMSLQTGNPSLSSSNQTVPMGAITAANIPLAVDDLGSKDYLSKPATDAGIVDGSASLASTGPLLMNTSIKKSPPEDTNSRGNARWTAEHWDYLEQRMQEFCDAFQMTHQQVGELLQDKRLHGPLSSLVKILVDEMPSFTRRTILRHLRAFYNIPGYEKYSRRNSSGKGDFGVQETAIIAQEVRNFILEQGWTEYQFCNQIWAGKCPKPIRSFYSNLYKKLSHRDAKSIYHHVRRAYNPFEERCVWSKEEDEELRRNVLEHGKCWTKIGRKMARMPNDCRDRWRDAVRFGDRLKRNAWSLDEETQLLQIVAELRNREDMSSDINWTLVAQLLGTRTRLQCRYKFQQLTKSAPKFELQDNVWLLERIYNSLVKYGDQIHWDAIVREANGRWSRDQMLFQFINLKKMIPSYDNLPLLEATQSAISDFKVVLSGFSS; translated from the exons ATGAATAGCTCAGTGCTGGATCCGGAACTTCAAATGCCCGAGTTTCTGGGGGTAAAGTCACTAGAACGGAccagaaaacgaaaaggaGATTTTGAtgatactttttcattgaacAAGGGATTAAACCAATCTACCTCAGAATTGTCAGAATCATCAGAAGGACTGAGTTCTCTTAACCCTGCAAAGGAAAGTCGACGAGATGATCGAAGTTTTGAAGCGTTGATGTCTTTACAAACTGGAAATCCGAGTCTAAGCTCATCGAATCAGACAGTTCCAATGGGTGCAATTACGGCGGCAAATATTCCATTAGCAGTAGATGATCTAGGGTCAAAGGATTATTTGTCCAAGCCCGCTACAGATGCAGGAATTGTTGATGGATCTGCCTCATTGGCTTCTACTGGACCACTTTTAATGAACACGAGCATCAAAAAAAGTCCCCCAGAAGATACCAATTCTAGAGGTAACGCCAGATGGACCGCAGAACATTGGGATTACCTTGAACAGCGGATGCAAGAATTCTGCGATGCTTTTCAAATGACGCACCAACAAGTTGGGGAACTTTTGCAGGATAAACGCCTTCATGGACCACTCTCATCACTTGTCAAGATATTAGTAGATGAAATGCCAAGCTTCACAAGGAGAACCATTCTACGGCATTTGCGAGCCTTCTACAACATTCCCGGTTACGAAAAGTATAGCCGAAGAAACTCAAGTGGAAAGGGTGATTTTGGTGTTCAGGAGACTGCCATTATAGCTCAGGAAGTAcgaaatttcattttggaGCAAGGTTGGACTGAATACCAGTTTTGCAATCAAATTTGGGCAGGAAAATGCCCTAAGCCAATTCGTTCCTTTTATTCCAATTTGTATAAAAAGCTCTCACATAGAGATGCGAAGAGCATTTATCACCATGTTAGACGAGCCTATAACCCATTTGAGGAACGTTGTGTGTGGAgtaaggaagaagatgaagaacTAAGAAG AAATGTTTTGGAACACGGAAAGTGTTGGACCAAAATTGGCCGGAAAATGGCACGCATGCCAAACGATTGTCGGGACCGTTGGCGTGATGCAGTTCGATTTGGCGATCGGTTGAAGCGCAATGCATGGTCTTTGGATGAAGAGACTCAATTATTACAGATTGTAGCAGAATTACGAAATCGTGAGGATATGAGTTCTGATATCAACTGGACATTGGTAGCACAACTCTTAGGAACAAGGACAAGATTGCAATGCCGATATAAATTTCAACAGCTTACAAAATCTGCTCCCAAGTTCGAATTACAAGATAATGTTTGGCTTTTAGAAAG AATCTACAATTCGCTTGTCAAGTATGGAGACCAAATTCATTGGGATGCTATCGTTCGAGAGGCGAATGGACGCTGGTCCCGTGATCAAATGCTTTTTCAGTTTATTaacttgaagaaaatgattccAAGCTATGATAACTTACCCCTTCTGGAAGCTACACAATCGGCTATTTCTGATTTTAAAGTAGTGCTATCAGGGTTTTCTAGCTGA
- the slm5 gene encoding mitochondrial asparagine-tRNA ligase Slm5 produces the protein MKRFLPTTLKSLWEKPPCGSVVDVHGWIRSLRKSKNVCFAMVSDGTCQQPIQVVATPEQAQLLSYGASVKIQGKLEISKKAALGKQQYELLAEKVDLYGKVNNDYPIQKKNLATEFLRQHPHLRVRTAKQNDLFRLRSDTLEGVRSFLAKSDFIETNPPLLTSSDCEGAGEVFLVTPHSKKKDSTNSSEFSNKDEQSPSFFGTPTFLTVSTQLHLEALALGMSRVYTITPAFRAENSHTSRHLAEFWMLEVELAFIETMDALAGVVEDLIKYLVQYLKKKGYHREHWNHLMNEWHRISYTEAIDILKNSGYTWHDPPAWGNDLSSEHERYLTDVYIKGPVFVTDYPASIKPFYMKPSSNDTVAAMDLLVPQVGELVGGSLRKDSIALEEVPKGLEWYYEMLQQANTPHGGFGLGIERLLAFLEGNATNVRETIPFPRSSGSIFA, from the exons ATGAAGCGATTTCTTCCAACAACATTGAAAAGCCTGTGGGAAAAGCCCCCATGTGGTAGCGTTGTAGATGTGCACGGATGGATACGATCACTAcggaaatccaaaaatgtGTGTTTTGCCATGGTCTCCGACGGCACATGTCAACAACCCATTCAGGTGGTAGCGACTCCAGAGCAAGCTCAGTT GTTGTCTTACGGTGCTAGTGTCAAAATCCAAGGGAAACTTGAGATTTCTAAAAAAGCTGCACTAGGAAAGCAGCAATACGAACTACTGGCCGAGAAAGTTGATCTTTATGGCAAAGTAAACAAC GACTACCctatacaaaaaaaaaatttagcaACAGAATTTTTGAGACAACATCCTCATTTGAGGGTTCGTActgcaaaacaaaatgactTGTTTCGTCTAAGGTCTGATACCTTGGAAGGCGTACGCTCCTTTTTAGCCAAAAGCGATTTTATTGAAACTAATCCCCCTCTCTTAACATCTTCAGATTGTGAGGGTGCAGGTGAAGTATTTCTGGTCACCCctcattcaaaaaaaaaagattccaCTAATAGTTCtgaattttcaaataaagatGAACAGAGCCCTTCGTTTTTTGGAACGCCGACATTTCTGACAGTCTCCACCCAGCTTCATCTGGAGGCATTGGCACTCGGAATGTCTCGGGTTTACACAATTACACCAGCTTTTCGAGCAGAAAATAGCCATACAAGTCGGCATTTAGCAGAATTTTGGATGCTGGAAGTCGAACTTGCTTTTATAGAAACAATGGATGCTCTCGCGGGTGTTGTGGAAGACCTTATTAAATATTTGGTacaatatttaaaaaaaaaaggatatcaTCGGGAGCATTGGAATCATCTAATGAACGAATGGCATCGAATATCATATACAGAAGCAAttgatattttgaaaaactcaGGCTATACTTGGCATGATCCTCCGGCATGGGGCAATGATCTTAGCAGCGAACATGAACGTTATTTAACGGACGTCTATATCAAGGGACCTGTTTTTGTGACTGATTATCCTGCTTCTATTAAGCCCTTTTACATGAAGCCCAGCTCAAACGACACCGTTGCAGCGATGGATTTATTGGTCCCACAGGTTGGAGAATTAGTCGGTGGATCGTTGCGAAAAGATTCGATTGCTTTGGAGGAAGTACCCAAGGGGTTAGAATGGTATTATGAAATGCTTCAACAAGCTAATACCCCTCATGGTGGTTTTGGACTTGGTATTGAACGATTGCTAGCGTTTCTAGAAGGCAATGCCACAAATGTCCGTGAAACCATTCCATTTCCACGCTCATCTGGATCAATATTTGCTTAA
- the dug1 gene encoding dipeptidase Dug1, with translation MTLETLYSLIDKKKDEFIARLAKAVAIPSVSADVNLRPKVYEMADFVVDEFTKLGAKMEKRDIGSHEMEGQEVPLPPIVLGQYGSDPSKKTVLIYNHFDVQPASVSDGWSTDPFKLEVDSKDRMIARGVTDDKGPLIGWISAVQAYQECGLDFPVNLLMCFEGMEEYGSEGLDDLIRAEAQKYFAKADCVCISDTYWLGTKKPVLTYGLRGVSYFSMTVQGPGADLHSGVFGGTVHEPMTDLIAVMSSLVKPNGEILIPGIMDQVAKLTSEEDSLYDTIDYEMSDLENAAGADVSIYPDTKRTLQHRWRYPTLSLHGIEGAFSGSGAKTVIPAKVNGKFSIRTVPDMEPETVRELVQNHVEKVFSSLGSKNKLTFHALHAGAWWSSSPKHWHYDVGSRATERVFGVKPDFVREGGSIPVTVTFEHALNRNVLLLPMGRGDDGAHSINEKLDLDNFMKGIKLFCTYVHELSLEKQ, from the exons atgaCACTTGAAACCTTGTACAGTTT GATCgacaagaaaaaggatgaaTTTATTGCTCGTCTCGCGAAAGCAGTAGCTATTCCTTCCGTATCTGCAGACGTTAACCTTCGTCCTAAGGTTTATGAGATGGCCGACTTTGTCGTGGATGAATTCACCAAACTTGGAGCCAAAATGGAAAAGCGCGACATCGGTTCCCATGAAATGGAAGGTCAAGAAGTTCCTTTGCCTCCTATAGTCCTTGGCCAATATGGAAGTGATCCTTCTAAAAAGACTGTTTTGATTTATAATCACTTTGATGTTCAACCTGCTTCAGTTTCTGATGGCTGGTCTACAGACCCTTTCAAACTTGAAGTGGATAGTAAGGACCGTATGATTGCTCGTGGTGTTACTGATGACAAGGGTCCTCTCATTGGTTGGATATCTGCTGTCCAAGCATACCAAGAATGTGGTTTGGATTTCCCCGTCAACTTGTTGATGTGCTTTGAAGGTATGGAAGAGTACGGTAGTGAAGGTCTTGATGATCTCATTCGCGCTGAGGCTCAAAAGTACTTTGCCAAGGCAGATTGTGTATGTATCAGCGATACCTATTGGTTGGGTACTAAAAAGCCCGTGTTGACTTACGGATTACGTGGTGTAAGCTACTTTAGCATGACAGTACAGGGTCCTGGTGCCGACTTACATTCCGGTGTCTTTGGTGGTACTGTCCATGAGCCTATGACCGATTTGATTGCAGTTATGAGCTCCTTGGTTAAGCCAAATGGCGAGATTTTGATCCCTGGCATTATGGACCAAGTTGCCAAACTCacttctgaagaagataGTTTGTACGACACTATCGACTATGAAATGAgtgatttggaaaatgcCGCCGGTGCGGACGTTTCGATTTATCCCGATACCAAGCGCACCTTGCAACATCGCTGGCGTTACCCTACATTATCTCTTCATGGTATCGAAGGCGCCTTCAGTGGTAGTGGTGCAAAGACAGTCATTCCTGCTAAGGTAAACGGTAAATTCTCAATTCGTACTGTGCCTGACATGGAGCCTGAAACTGTTCGCGAGcttgttcaaaatcatGTTGAAAAAGTCTTCAGCTCTTTGGGTAGCAAAAATAAGCTTACCTTCCATGCTCTTCATGCTGGTGCCTGGTGGAGTTCTTCCCCCAAACACTGGCACTATGATGTTGGAAGCCGTGCTACCGAGCGTGTTTTCGGTGTCAAACCTGACTTTGTTCGTGAAGGTGGTTCCATTCCTGTTACTGTTACGTTTGAGCATGCGTTGAACAGGAATGTTCTTTTGTTACCCATGGGCCGTGGTGATGATGGTGCTCATAGTATCAACGAAAAATTAGACTTGGACAACTTTATGAAGGGTATTAAACTTTTCTGTACTTATGTTCATGAATTGTctttagaaaagcaataa
- a CDS encoding yhhW: MKNLFWLLPLIVFLLIRGFLSLESFYKAKKVNTFAPSSSPLPLMQLVVRKSGERGFAHYKNFLRSFHTFSFANYFDLQYMGFGPLRVINEDRVEPASGFPPHHHQRYEIWSYLVNGKLTHQDTMGNTETMSRGDIQYTSAGTGIAHSEYNNEPKGSCDAHFLQVWAKPDDKYRSPIYYTRHQSEEAKHNRLQPVIVPNYTFTDPTNVKSNGVQVGSSATTDDSAIPFPGDLGMWASILSPGSQVTHVFGPWNTTASPVRKGYLHFIQTSGFAGPRDISVGKAQLKIGDNVLQEGDGLFVMDTEKGSSLTIESVGSADAEFVFFDMTADD; the protein is encoded by the coding sequence ATGAAAAATCTGTTTTGGTTGTTGCcattaattgtttttttattgattcgAGGCTTTTTATCTCTTGAATCGTTCTATAAGGCCAAAAAAGTCAACACTTTTGCTCCGTCATCGTCTCCTTTACCGCTAATGCAGCTCGTTGTAAGAAAATCTGGAGAGCGTGGTTTTGCCCACTATAAAAATTTCCTCAGGTCATTCCACACATTTAGTTTTGCGAATTACTTTGATCTACAATATATGGGATTCGGTCCCTTGCGAGTCATCAACGAGGATCGTGTGGAGCCTGCCAGTGGATTCCCTcctcatcatcatcaacGATATGAGATTTGGTCGTATTTAGTGAATGGAAAATTGACCCACCAAGATACGATGGGCAATACGGAAACCATGTCCAGAGGCGATATTCAATATACGTCCGCTGGAACCGGTATCGCTCATTCGGAATACAACAATGAACCAAAAGGAAGCTGCGATGCCCATTTCCTTCAAGTTTGGGCTAAACCTGACGACAAATATCGTTCTCCCATTTATTATACCCGTCATCAATCAGAAGAAGCCAAGCATAATCGTCTTCAACCCGTTATTGTTCCTAATTACACATTTACTGATCCCACGAATGTAAAGTCGAATGGTGTTCAGGTTGGTTCAAGTGCCACAACAGACGACTCTgcaattccttttccaGGTGATTTGGGTATGTGGGCATCCATTCTTTCTCCAGGATCCCAGGTAACCCATGTGTTTGGTCCTTGGAACACTACCGCTTCTCCTGTCAGAAAGGGTTACCTTCACTTTATTCAGACATCCGGTTTTGCTGGTCCTCGTGATATTTCTGTTGGCAAAGCTCAATTGAAGATTGGCGATAATGTACTACAGGAAGGTGATGGTCTTTTTGTGATGGACACTGAAAAGGGTTCTTCTCTGACCATTGAAAGTGTTGGTTCCGCTGATGCTgaatttgtcttttttgaCATGACTGCCGATGATTGA
- a CDS encoding ER membrane protein has product MENLRKRIITYTGSKETYDEEDATPLSQQEQEAFIEHLRLTNTRDNRMFSILFSFLFLVLAVPVLLYPESFFYKLVEVLVLGSSAFVMYFLPTDYILGSPAIPFQWKVLLSSNIALPAAVFLFTIHKQSSILGALFSMRFLALAVSVFTELTRYSMYSAALGVEKLDNMRFA; this is encoded by the exons ATGGAGAATCTAAGAAAACGCATCATCACCTATACTGGGAGCAAAGAGACGTACGACGAGGAGGATGCTACTCCACTCAGTCAACAAG AACAAGAAGCTTTTATTGAACACTTACGGCTAACAAATACAAGAGATAATCGCatgttttctattttattctCCTTCTTGTTTCTCGTTCTAGCCGTACCCGTCCTTTTGTACCCAGAGAGCTTTTTCTACAAACTCGTTGAGGTCCTAGTCCTAGGCTCTAGTGCCTTCGTCATGTATTTCCTTCCTACAGACTATATTCTTGGTTCTCCTGCAATTCCATTTCAATGGAAAGTTTTGCTATCCTCAAATATCGCTCTCCCGGCAGCTGTATTCCTCTTCACCATTCACAAACAATCATCCATTCTTGGggctttgttttctatgCGATTCCTTGCTTTGgctgtttctgttttcacTGAACTTACTCGTTATTCCATGTATTCTGCTGCTTTGGGCGTAGAAAAGCTCGATAATATGCGATTCGCATAG